In the genome of Mucisphaera calidilacus, one region contains:
- a CDS encoding tetratricopeptide repeat protein has product MARQFGVLFAVALAAVFAIGCESTRDVDQHKVEADARWWDLRGNMILEQAQYQFDNSELDQAEATLHEAMRISPENPRLLILAGRIALERGELERAAIALRSAAEADPQDAVAHYYLGIVEQRWQRTQAARDHYARAAELDPDNLEYLLAHAESEVALGNDAQAVALMEQRLGYFAHHAALHHALGRAMVLVDRRVEALDHLHEAAILDPDNLTYRTDLAFELVDSGQPEEAGRILAELLKDPRYAERHDLRRAYARACEEASRWAEARRLYRDLCQKQDPLAQDLLGLARMSWQLGDATGAERAAARVIERHPNNSAAMIWLGLAALERDDALQASRWFEMVTALTPEDAQGWALYGTSLQRLGRLPEAVEAYRKAHEIDPGNPQIRALLSQVRRPANPA; this is encoded by the coding sequence ATGGCACGACAGTTTGGCGTTCTCTTCGCCGTCGCGCTCGCGGCGGTCTTCGCGATCGGCTGCGAATCGACGCGTGACGTCGATCAGCACAAGGTCGAGGCGGACGCCCGCTGGTGGGACCTGCGTGGCAACATGATCCTCGAGCAGGCCCAGTACCAGTTCGACAACAGCGAGCTGGATCAGGCCGAGGCCACGCTCCACGAAGCGATGCGCATCAGCCCGGAGAACCCGAGGCTGCTGATCCTCGCCGGGCGCATCGCGCTCGAACGCGGGGAGCTGGAGCGTGCCGCGATCGCGCTGCGGTCCGCGGCCGAGGCCGACCCGCAGGACGCGGTGGCTCACTACTACCTGGGCATCGTCGAGCAGCGTTGGCAGCGTACTCAGGCCGCTCGCGATCACTACGCCCGAGCCGCCGAGCTGGACCCCGACAACCTCGAGTACCTGCTGGCTCATGCCGAGTCGGAGGTTGCGCTGGGCAACGACGCTCAGGCGGTCGCGCTGATGGAGCAGCGGCTGGGCTATTTCGCTCACCACGCGGCGCTGCACCACGCGCTGGGCAGGGCGATGGTTCTTGTGGATCGTCGGGTCGAGGCGCTCGATCACCTGCACGAGGCCGCGATCCTCGACCCCGACAACCTCACCTACCGCACCGACCTCGCGTTCGAACTCGTCGACAGCGGCCAGCCCGAGGAGGCCGGACGCATCCTCGCCGAGCTCCTGAAGGACCCGCGCTACGCCGAGCGGCACGACCTGCGACGCGCCTACGCCCGCGCCTGCGAGGAGGCCAGCCGGTGGGCCGAGGCCCGGCGGCTCTACCGCGACCTTTGCCAGAAGCAGGACCCGCTCGCTCAGGACCTGCTGGGTCTGGCGCGCATGAGCTGGCAGCTCGGCGACGCCACCGGTGCCGAACGCGCCGCGGCCCGCGTGATCGAGCGTCACCCCAACAACAGCGCCGCCATGATCTGGCTCGGGCTGGCGGCCCTCGAACGCGACGACGCGCTCCAGGCCAGCCGCTGGTTCGAGATGGTCACCGCCCTCACGCCCGAGGACGCCCAGGGGTGGGCGCTCTACGGAACCTCGCTCCAGCGGCTCGGCAGGCTGCCGGAGGCCGTCGAGGCTTATCGCAAAGCCCACGAAATCGACCCCGGCAACCCGCAGATCCGCGCTCTGCTGAGCCAGGTCCGGAGGCCGGCGAACCCCGCGTGA
- a CDS encoding HD-GYP domain-containing protein has protein sequence MSTPAPNDRQPYVATTRERLRRLGIPVVDLAIDGHTVTHAIDCPVSSTTLDHLLAASVIRELTETPLRFCPITDTLYAINISPEQPTDTLAVALISHGDHASTRSEAHRIEQLLRWWSEDTQQLEVARHTAQQNGHELALAYEELSLIDHLTQHSELRESTENRLDEAVQDLREVARLRFLALHLADDRPRLNVLRGKTFFPEDSVTSIRSIRAAGDWLLARLGNTPGVTRFAPELHEGLSALGTEILAMKIRHRDQVLGVLYGADRFDGQPFDATDMARFESLGTSISVFLNNALLFTEMHGLFVGTLSALSTAIDAKDAYTHGHSQRVASLTRQLARAAGFGVVDTERLYRSALVHDLGKIGVPEAILTKEGKLTREEFDAIKRHPQIGARILRDIESMTELIPGVLSHHERWSGGGYPQGIAGRAIPFEGRVIALADSYDAMRSKRSYRDAMPHEQAMEEVRRGRGTQFEPELADAFLTLDFDAYNDPQQDSTRRAA, from the coding sequence ATGAGTACCCCCGCCCCCAACGATCGGCAGCCGTACGTCGCGACGACGCGTGAGCGCCTGCGCCGGCTCGGCATCCCCGTGGTCGATCTCGCGATCGACGGGCACACGGTCACCCACGCCATCGACTGCCCCGTGTCCAGCACCACGCTCGATCACCTGCTCGCCGCGTCGGTCATCCGCGAACTCACCGAGACCCCGCTGCGCTTCTGCCCCATCACTGACACGCTCTACGCCATCAACATCAGCCCCGAGCAGCCGACCGACACGCTCGCGGTCGCGTTGATCAGCCACGGCGACCATGCCAGCACGCGCTCGGAGGCTCATCGGATCGAGCAGCTGCTCCGCTGGTGGAGCGAGGACACCCAGCAGCTCGAGGTGGCCCGGCACACGGCGCAGCAGAACGGCCACGAGCTGGCCCTCGCCTACGAGGAGCTCAGTCTCATCGACCACCTCACCCAGCACAGCGAGCTGCGCGAGTCCACCGAGAACCGGCTGGACGAGGCGGTGCAGGACCTGCGCGAGGTCGCGCGGCTGCGTTTCCTCGCCCTGCACCTCGCCGACGACCGGCCGCGCCTCAACGTGCTCCGCGGCAAGACCTTCTTTCCCGAGGACTCGGTCACGAGCATCCGCTCCATCCGCGCCGCCGGCGACTGGCTGCTCGCCCGGTTGGGCAACACGCCCGGCGTGACGCGATTCGCGCCCGAGCTGCACGAGGGGCTCTCGGCGCTGGGCACCGAGATCCTCGCGATGAAGATCCGCCACCGCGATCAGGTCCTCGGCGTGCTGTACGGCGCCGACCGCTTTGACGGCCAGCCCTTCGACGCCACAGACATGGCACGCTTCGAGTCGCTGGGCACGAGCATCTCCGTGTTCCTCAACAACGCGCTGCTCTTCACCGAGATGCACGGCCTGTTCGTCGGGACCCTCAGCGCCCTGTCCACCGCGATCGACGCCAAGGACGCCTACACCCACGGGCACTCGCAGCGTGTCGCCTCGCTCACACGCCAGCTCGCCAGGGCCGCCGGGTTCGGCGTCGTCGACACCGAACGCCTCTACCGCTCGGCGCTCGTGCACGACCTGGGCAAGATCGGCGTGCCCGAGGCCATCCTGACCAAGGAGGGCAAGCTGACTCGCGAGGAGTTCGATGCCATCAAGCGACACCCGCAGATCGGCGCACGGATCCTCCGCGACATCGAGTCGATGACCGAGCTGATCCCCGGCGTGCTCTCGCACCACGAGCGTTGGTCCGGCGGCGGCTACCCCCAGGGCATCGCCGGCCGCGCGATCCCCTTCGAGGGACGCGTCATCGCGCTGGCCGACAGCTACGACGCCATGCGCTCCAAACGCAGCTACCGCGACGCCATGCCCCACGAGCAGGCCATGGAGGAGGTCCGGCGAGGCCGCGGCACGCAGTTCGAGCCGGAGTTGGCCGACGCCTTCCTGACCCTCGACTTCGACGCCTATAACGACCCGCAGCAGGACAGCACGCGGCGGGCCGCCTGA
- a CDS encoding STAS domain-containing protein: MKINLEQRDDIGLITITGEVSESDSDLIRSCVLEHIEAGGHDVVLDMVAVEGLDSRALESLLVINEMIAERLGRLVLGDISETVERILHATRLNRTLEHHPTVDAAIKAIREAA, encoded by the coding sequence ATGAAAATCAACCTCGAACAACGCGACGACATCGGGCTGATCACCATTACCGGCGAGGTCAGCGAGTCCGACTCCGACCTGATCCGCTCCTGCGTGCTCGAACACATCGAGGCCGGCGGGCACGACGTCGTCCTGGACATGGTCGCCGTCGAAGGCCTCGACTCCCGCGCCCTCGAGTCGCTGCTGGTGATCAACGAGATGATCGCCGAGCGTCTGGGTCGGCTGGTGCTGGGCGATATCTCGGAGACCGTCGAACGCATCCTCCACGCCACACGCCTGAACCGGACCCTCGAGCACCACCCGACGGTCGACGCCGCCATCAAGGCGATCCGGGAGGCAGCATGA
- a CDS encoding GspE/PulE family protein has translation MNTSDTSQRSARPLRIGDVLLAQGLIAQEQIDAALEHQRNEGGGKLLGQVLIELGMVTEQQTLEAVAEALDLPFARLDNAMVDPHLNELLPQSFLDEHVAVPMFLVKDLLTLAVSEPTDMFLLEEVERLTGKTAQLVVATEQDIRDAQRYLQAGAASSSLDDLVRDMDYTDPEDAASVADITAEAIADGSSPVIKLVNHILFQAVREGASDIHIEPGDQSLRVRFRIDGRLTATITPPAPMHAAITSRIKIMAGMDISEKRIPQDGGIAIQCDGRPVDLRVSTMPGRYGEKVVIRIIDARNAMVDLELLGLSPRMLRRYMDVITQPNGIVLVTGPTGSGKSTTLYATLRHIVDATRNISTVEDPVEYGLDGVNQFQVNEKTGFTFSTALRALLRQDPDIIMLGEIRDAETARIATQAALTGHMVFSTLHTNDSPSAVTRLINIGVEPYLIAASVRAVLAQRLVRKLCTSCREKQPIEYEHKRILERLGVEVDENTEFYQPVGCRKCRETGYKGRLGIYEIYIPTDEALDAISRGAALQELRTLARGSDGYITLSEDGLAKVQAGETTLSELLTATAA, from the coding sequence ATGAACACCAGCGACACCAGCCAACGCAGCGCGCGCCCCCTGCGCATCGGCGACGTCCTGCTCGCGCAGGGTCTCATCGCGCAGGAGCAGATCGACGCGGCCCTCGAGCACCAGCGCAACGAGGGGGGCGGCAAGCTCCTCGGCCAGGTGCTCATCGAGCTGGGCATGGTCACTGAGCAGCAGACGCTCGAAGCCGTCGCCGAGGCACTCGACCTGCCCTTCGCACGCCTTGATAACGCGATGGTCGACCCGCACCTCAACGAGCTGCTGCCCCAGAGCTTCCTCGACGAGCACGTCGCCGTCCCGATGTTCCTCGTCAAGGACCTGCTGACCCTCGCCGTGAGCGAGCCGACCGACATGTTCCTGCTCGAGGAGGTCGAACGCCTCACCGGCAAGACCGCGCAGCTCGTGGTCGCCACCGAGCAGGACATCCGCGACGCTCAGCGGTATCTCCAGGCCGGCGCCGCCTCCTCGTCCCTGGACGACCTTGTCCGGGACATGGACTACACCGACCCCGAGGACGCGGCCAGCGTCGCCGACATCACGGCCGAGGCGATCGCCGACGGCAGCTCGCCGGTGATCAAGCTGGTCAACCACATCCTCTTCCAGGCGGTCCGCGAGGGCGCCTCCGACATCCACATCGAGCCGGGCGATCAGTCGCTACGCGTTCGCTTCCGCATCGACGGCCGACTCACCGCGACGATCACTCCGCCCGCGCCGATGCACGCTGCGATCACCAGCCGCATCAAGATCATGGCGGGCATGGACATCTCCGAGAAGCGCATCCCTCAGGACGGCGGCATCGCGATCCAGTGCGACGGCCGGCCGGTCGACCTGCGTGTCTCGACCATGCCCGGGCGCTACGGCGAGAAGGTTGTCATCCGAATCATCGACGCGCGCAATGCGATGGTCGACCTCGAGCTGCTCGGCCTGAGCCCGCGCATGCTCCGGCGCTACATGGACGTGATCACCCAGCCCAACGGCATCGTGCTCGTCACCGGGCCGACGGGCTCGGGCAAGTCCACGACGCTCTACGCCACCCTCCGCCACATCGTCGACGCCACCCGCAACATTTCGACGGTGGAGGACCCCGTCGAGTACGGGCTCGATGGCGTCAACCAGTTCCAGGTCAACGAGAAGACCGGCTTCACCTTCTCCACCGCACTGCGCGCGCTGCTCCGCCAGGACCCCGACATCATCATGCTCGGCGAGATCCGTGACGCCGAGACCGCGCGCATCGCCACCCAGGCGGCGCTCACCGGCCACATGGTCTTCTCCACGCTGCACACCAACGATTCGCCTTCCGCCGTCACGCGGCTGATCAACATCGGCGTCGAGCCTTATCTCATCGCCGCGTCGGTCCGTGCCGTGCTCGCCCAGCGACTCGTGCGCAAGCTCTGCACCAGCTGCCGCGAGAAGCAGCCCATCGAGTACGAGCACAAGCGCATCCTTGAGCGACTCGGCGTCGAGGTCGACGAGAACACCGAGTTCTACCAGCCCGTCGGCTGCCGCAAGTGCCGCGAGACCGGCTACAAGGGACGGCTCGGCATCTACGAGATCTACATCCCCACGGACGAGGCGCTCGACGCCATCAGCCGCGGGGCCGCGCTCCAGGAGCTCCGCACGCTCGCGCGCGGCAGCGACGGCTACATCACCCTCAGCGAGGACGGACTGGCCAAGGTGCAGGCCGGCGAGACCACGCTGAGCGAACTGCTCACCGCGACCGCAGCCTGA
- a CDS encoding type II secretion system F family protein has product MPDFTFKARTSAGQIDTGILDADSLAQAAARLRQRGLFPVSINPARDGQRRQNTKPTRPQGSVKRADVIAFANELAILLDAGVIMRDALACATGQARNDAMGAVLKDIQDHVQSGGTLSDALAQRPDVFPTLMVSMISASEASGTLSDMLMRVADYMEQEQKIQRTVRSAMTYPLVMFVATFTITAFLIGFVLPRFASIYASRGADLPLPTQLLIGISTTFTSYWPHMLAGAIALGIGAYFYFRSTHGRHLIDTAKLGLPLFGPLFNKLYLTRSFRTMSVMLDAGVPLLDLIGITRNITTNHHIARLWDDVADQVKQGGNISTVLRDSPYISGSIAQMIASGEQAGRVGDIMARVAQRTEEEFERGVKAMTQFVEPAMIAALGLVVGFVAIALLLPIFSVGKVVSGG; this is encoded by the coding sequence ATGCCCGATTTCACCTTCAAAGCCAGGACCAGCGCGGGGCAGATCGACACCGGCATCCTCGACGCCGACTCGCTCGCCCAGGCCGCCGCTCGCCTGCGCCAGCGCGGGCTCTTCCCTGTCTCCATCAACCCCGCGCGCGACGGGCAGCGCAGGCAGAACACCAAGCCCACCAGGCCGCAGGGGAGCGTCAAACGCGCGGATGTGATCGCCTTCGCCAACGAGCTCGCCATCCTGCTCGACGCCGGCGTCATCATGCGTGACGCCCTCGCCTGCGCGACCGGCCAGGCGCGGAACGATGCCATGGGCGCCGTCCTCAAGGACATCCAGGACCACGTGCAGTCGGGCGGGACGCTCTCGGACGCCCTCGCCCAGCGGCCCGACGTCTTCCCCACGCTCATGGTCAGCATGATCAGCGCGTCCGAGGCCTCGGGCACCCTGTCCGACATGCTCATGCGTGTCGCCGACTACATGGAACAGGAACAGAAGATCCAGCGCACCGTGCGCTCGGCGATGACCTACCCGCTGGTGATGTTCGTCGCGACGTTCACGATCACGGCCTTCCTCATCGGCTTCGTCCTGCCCCGTTTCGCCTCGATCTACGCCAGCCGCGGGGCCGACCTGCCCCTGCCCACACAACTGCTGATCGGCATCAGCACCACCTTCACGAGCTACTGGCCCCACATGCTCGCCGGCGCGATCGCCCTCGGGATCGGGGCCTACTTCTACTTCCGCTCGACCCACGGCCGGCACCTCATCGACACCGCCAAACTCGGCCTGCCGCTCTTCGGGCCGCTCTTCAACAAGCTCTACCTCACACGCTCGTTCCGCACGATGAGCGTCATGCTCGACGCCGGCGTGCCGCTGCTCGATCTCATCGGGATCACGCGCAACATCACGACCAACCACCACATCGCACGCCTCTGGGACGACGTCGCTGATCAGGTCAAGCAGGGCGGCAACATCTCGACCGTGCTGCGCGATTCGCCGTATATCTCGGGTTCGATTGCGCAGATGATCGCATCGGGCGAGCAGGCGGGGCGTGTCGGCGACATCATGGCACGCGTCGCGCAGCGCACCGAGGAAGAGTTCGAGCGAGGGGTCAAGGCGATGACGCAGTTCGTGGAGCCCGCCATGATCGCGGCGCTCGGCCTTGTCGTCGGCTTCGTCGCCATCGCGCTGCTGCTGCCGATCTTCTCGGTTGGCAAGGTCGTCTCCGGCGGGTGA